The following proteins come from a genomic window of Anguilla rostrata isolate EN2019 chromosome 17, ASM1855537v3, whole genome shotgun sequence:
- the LOC135243181 gene encoding serine/threonine-protein kinase LMTK2-like isoform X3, with protein MVPLRWTAPELLSELHGGVGGVVMEEQTKPGNVWALGVTLWELLESAAQPYSQLSDQEVLTHVIKEQHVRLSKPQLDLPYADRWYEALQFCWLPQDKRATAEEVHRLLTYLRMQGQRQAEEDFQQRWDALRPRPAQGHASFPILDRFSEPDELLTVTETSRGLSFEYVWEAARHDPATLNHHSVFFPAACYEAPPPSEPAHGALSVFDAHQAGSGKEYYIQLEEQEPGAGEGDPQSGQAGGGPLQQNVILQDTGLDESGTDPDFFHRSLDSRDSNPASQPESPYRAHIFSDSGGSAPDRPWASGLLELPEFSTGSLQRGAPLAEAGMGNSSSFRGVMDLRLLGEAEGQDTAGGHLLDLPNLSDDFLFPQAGNLAREGGNWAPRKDTPVADSDCVSDPDLRVISMEYSEVATSDEVESASDPALARVEPPNFPTPLLLPSMKTETLVPSGMPDAGGDNPSSLFSNRTSSPDVECTLLNSSELGTDLVLHPTSQHLEDTAWPVSNHQPPLLSPCANTDTLCDDAKNLDDWSVVTQRPTEQCSLSPPSAHASEASSDVDHALVDETISDCGLTDRIASDQIADDSSLEHSLVDKNVADLMGSVHETASDCGLTDGIASDQIDLGDGSALEHSRVDKNVADLMGSVHETASDCGLKDGTLSDPSGIRDGTGSGSGLMDEAISDHASNQMGLREEASSDHGPTDRTVSDQGLKDENDTGQRSLVDDSTSASSLREEFLSIDLVGLSVTDSKLQEATDGEHPSSLPEDPPTQDRTPPALIPDPLLEQTGQEALPDDRGLASATKVEGSVETPDSVESLNVHHLQPPSRTTDSGYDTENLESPEWSSQPVDQEEAGPSPVAPEVIVLEAESTLDAEEGMSTSSPAPMEEPLALGNQSHRDSAYFSDNESEPEKRLEENGTGDPTGSMPWQMDDSRPSGETSDVLAPSKVGEDDTGCPEPQGEVPLEPEKPCSWDSVPELVLTPADSAQGGAGSVRSCEETGEQSKLGGGEEPHPAGRAGPPSPSLPEAHEGAFHAKLVRTHAGAGPGPRLRERDVEGRYLVAGGDGAEDGSEADEEDENSEDSDDEDMQAYRLHSSASDSDDEPLPPAPVVIMDTSHAHSLRSLLKAATPSSAAADAHSLPRKKAVSFFDDVTLYLFDQEIPTKDLGDHFSESSSQVSEFGSPAPPSSLLNRLTNSESSTDEEGGTFEWDDDFPSPESSFISKATGDVDKSKAPPAVASQYFSPPPPDHAPEPSWPRPSTFSRFSISPASIANFSLTHLTDSDMEQGSSDGEKE; from the exons ATGGTGCCTCTGCGCTGGACGGCTCCTGAGCTGCTTAGTGAGCTGcacgggggcgtggggggcgtgGTCATGGAAGAACAGACCAAGCCCGGCAACGTGTG ggcccTGGGGGTGACGCTGTGGGAGCTCTTAGAGAGTGCAGCCCAGCCGTACTCCCAGCTGTCGGACCAGGAGGTTCTGACCCACGTTATTAAAGAGCAGCACGTCAGACTGTCCAAACCACAGCTGGACCTGCCTTACGCTGACCGATG gtacGAGGCTCTGCAGTTCTGCTGGCTGCCACAGGATAAGCGCGCCACAGCGGAGGAGGTGCACAGGCTCCTGACGTACCTGCGCATGCAGGGCCAGCGGCAGGCCGAGGAGGACTTCCAGCAGCGCTGGGACGCCctgcggccccgccccgcccagggCCACGCCTCCTTCCCCATCCTGGACCGCTTCAGCGAGCCGGACGAGCTGCTGACCGTCACCGAGACCAGCCGCGGCCTCAGCTTCGAGTACGTGTGGGAGGCGGCCCGGCACGACCCCGCCACCCTCAACCACCACAGCGTGTTCTTCCCCGCCGCGTGCtacgaggccccgcccccgtccgaGCCCGCCCACGGGGCGCTGTCCGTCTTCGACGCCCACCAGGCGGGCTCCGGGAAGGAGTACTACAtccagctggaggagcaggagccggGTGCCGGGGAGGGCGACCCCCAAAGCGGCCAGGCGGGAGGGGGACCCCTGCAGCAGAACGTGATCCTGCAGGACACCGGTCTGGACGAGTCGGGGACGGACCCTGACTTCTTCCACCGCAGCCTGGACTCCAGGGACTCCAACCCGGCCAGTCAGCCGGAGAGCCCGTACCGCGCCCACATCTTCAGCGATAGCGGTGGTTCCGCCCCGGACCGCCCCTGGGCGAGCGGCCTGCTGGAGCTGCCCGAGTTCAGCACCGGCAGTCTCCAGAGGGGGGCGCCACTAGCGGAGGCTGGGATGGGGAACAGCTCATCTTTCAGGGGTGTTATGGATCTGAGGCTCTTAGGGGAAGCTGAGGGACAGGACACGGCTGGAGGACATCTCCTAGACTTGCCGAATCTGTCTGATGACTTCCTGTTCCCTCAGGCGGGGAATCTGGCGAGGGAAGGTGGGAATTGGGCTCCGCGGAAGGACACCCCGGTGGCTGATTCGGACTGCGTTTCCGACCCCGACCTCAGGGTCATTTCCATGGAGTACTCTGAGGTCGCGACCTCTGACGAGGTGGAGTCCGCCTCCGACCCCGCCCTCGCCAGGGTAGAGCCTCCGAACTTCCCGACGCCGCTCCTGCTGCCTTCGATGAAGACCGAAACCCTGGTGCCTTCAGGAATGCCAGACGCTGGGGGAGATAATCCCAGCAGCCTCTTCTCCAATAGAACCTCCTCCCCAGACGTGGAATGCACTCTGCTGAACTCCTCTGAACTCGGGACCGACCTGGTCCTCCACCCTACCTCCCAGCACCTGGAGGACACTGCCTGGCCAGTCAGTAACCATCAGCCCCCACTGCTGAGCCCATGTGCTAACACAGACACTTTGTGCGATGATGCCAAAAATCTGGATGATTGGTCTGTGGTGACACAACGCCCAACAGAGCAGTGTagcctctcccctccttccGCTCATGCCAGTGAAGCCTCTTCAGATGTTGACCATGCCCTCGTGGATGAGACCATTTCAGATTGTGGCCTTACAGATAGAATTGCTTCAGATCAGATCGCAGATGACTCCTCTTTGGAACACAGCCTCGTGGATAAGAACGTTGCAGACCTGATGGGTTCTGTGCATGAGACCGCTTCAGACTGTGGCCTTACGGACGGAATTGCTTCAGATCAGATTGATCTTGGGGATGGCTCCGCTTTGGAACACAGCCGCGTGGATAAGAACGTTGCAGACCTGATGGGTTCTGTGCATGAGACCGCTTCAGACTGTGGCCTTAAGGACGGAACTCTCTCAGACCCATCAGGTATTAGGGATGGAACTGGTTCAGGCAGTGGCCTTATGGATGAGGCCATTTCAGACCATGCTTCGAACCAGATGGGTCTTAGGGAGGAGGCTTCTTCAGATCATGGCCCTACAGACAGAACCGTTTCAGACCAGGGTCTTAAGGATGAGAATGATACAGGTCAGAGGAGCCTTGTGGATGACAGCACTTCAGCCTCTAGTCTTAGAGAAGAGTTCCTCAGCATAGACCTGGTGGGACTTTCAGTTACAGACTCCAAGCTGCAGGAAGCCACTGATGGTGAGCACCCTTCCAGTCTCCCTGAAGACCCTCCCACTCAGGACAGAACCCCCCCGGCATTGATTCCCGACCCCCtcctggagcagacaggccAGGAGGCCCTCCCTGATGACCGTGGCTTGGCTTCGGCGACAAAGGTAGAGGGTTCGGTCGAGACGCCAGACTCCGTGGAATCCCTGAACGTTCACCATCTCCAACCACCCAGTCGAACCACTGACAGCGGCTACGACACCGAGAACCTGGAGTCGCCTGAGTGGAGCTCCCAGCCTGTTGACCAAGAGGAAGCTGGGCCGTCCCCAGTCGCCCCAGAGGTCATTGTGCTGGAGGCAGAGAGTACTTTGGACGCAGAGGAGGGCATGTCCACTTCTAGCCCTGCTCCCATGGAAGAGCCCCTTGCCCTCGGAAATCAGAGCCATCGGGACTCCGCCTACTTCTCCGACAATGAGTCAGAGCCAGAGAAGAGGCTGGAGGAGAACGGCACAGGCGACCCCACTGGCAGCATGCCCTGGCAAATGGACGATTCGAGGCCCAGTGGCGAAACTAGCGACGTCCTGGCGCCCAGCAAGGTAGGGGAGGACGACACGGGGTGCCCAGAGCCCCAGGGCGAGGTCCCACTGGAGCCCGAAAAACCCTGCAGCTGGGACAGCGTTCCTGAGCTGGTGCTCACCCCAGCAGACTCTGCCCAGGGAGGGGCGGGTTCCGTCCGCAGCTGTGAGGAGACAGGAGAGCAGTCCAAgctcgggggcggggaggagccCCATCCAGCCGGACGTGCTgggcctccctccccctctctgccagAGGCCCACGAGGGCGCCTTTCACGCCAAGCTCGTCCGCACGcacgcgggggcggggccggggcccaGACTCAGGGAGCGGGATGTGGAGGGGCGGTACCTGGTCGCCGGGGGCGACGGGGCCGAGGATGGTTCGGAGGCAGACGAGGAGGACGAGAACAGCGAGGATTCGGACGATGAGGACATGCAGGCATACCGCCTGCACAGCTCCGCCTCTGACAGCGACGACGAGCCCCTGCCACCCGCCCCCGTGGTCATCATGGACaccagccacgcccacagcctCAGGAGCCTGCTGAAAGCTGCTACCCCTTCGTCAGCGGCTGCCGATGCCCACTCTCTGCCCAGGAAGAAAGCAGTCTCCTTCTTTGATGATGTCACCCTGTACCTCTTTGACCAG gagATTCCCACTAAAGACCTGGGTGACCACTTCTCTGAATCCTCCAGTCAGGTGTCAGAGTTCGgcagcccagcccccccctccagcctctTGAACAGACTCACCAACTCAGAGAGCTCCACCGATGAAGAGG GTGGCACGTTCGAGTGGGATGACGACTTCCCATCCCCAGAATCTTCCTTCATCTCCAAGGCAACCGGAGATGTAGACAAGTCGAAGGCACCTCCTGCTGTGGCCTCGCAGTActtctccccgccccctccagacCACGCCCCTGAGCCGAGCTGGCCACGCCCTTCCACCTTTTCCCGCTTCTCCATCTCCCCAGCCAGCATTGCCAACTTCTCCCTCACTCACCTGACTGACTCTGACATGGAACAAG GGAGCAGTGACGGGGAGAAGGAGTAG